Proteins encoded together in one Streptomyces umbrinus window:
- a CDS encoding DUF6274 family protein, with amino-acid sequence MAATARHETRALLRAHLSAASGYRHLTRHCPICHRLLRLASESAPYDQESPETPYEDETPSPA; translated from the coding sequence ATGGCGGCGACAGCTCGACATGAGACGCGAGCCCTCCTCCGCGCCCACCTGTCGGCCGCCTCCGGCTACCGCCACCTGACAAGGCACTGCCCGATCTGCCACCGACTCCTCCGGCTGGCCTCCGAGAGCGCTCCCTACGACCAGGAGAGCCCCGAGACCCCCTACGAGGACGAGACACCCTCCCCGGCGTGA
- the bldC gene encoding developmental transcriptional regulator BldC produces MTARTPDAEPLLTPAEVATMFRVDPKTVTRWAKAGKLTSIRTLGGHRRYREAEVRALLAGIPQQRSEV; encoded by the coding sequence ATGACCGCTCGCACCCCTGATGCCGAGCCGCTGCTGACCCCCGCTGAGGTTGCCACGATGTTCCGCGTGGACCCGAAGACGGTGACGCGGTGGGCGAAGGCCGGCAAGCTCACTTCGATCCGCACGCTCGGCGGCCATCGCCGTTACCGCGAGGCCGAGGTTCGTGCCCTGCTCGCGGGCATCCCGCAGCAGCGCAGCGAAGTCTGA